One window of Dermacentor andersoni chromosome 7, qqDerAnde1_hic_scaffold, whole genome shotgun sequence genomic DNA carries:
- the LOC129385378 gene encoding uncharacterized protein encodes MLIIQVHSEKSPTQTQVHTIAPNPDNAVVSKGSMVTLADVAGLLNSLESFTRQGNYLMLSLGLFARGYWTNNETIGVAVKSVVLDYPSVCKCEAGECGRRTSGDFDKVDATVFGWGQNTLAFFDDTMQIKKKAQSRLDILPKNFTGIAAYHIEMDDFDGTCDGQKFARLSAIRDRIEHAKTT; translated from the exons ATGCTTATCATCCAAGTTCACAGCGAGAAGTCACCCACCCAAACACAGGTCCACACCATCGCGCCTAACCCCGACAACGCAGTCGTCAGTAAGGGCAGCATGGTCACGCTG GCGGACGTCGCGGGCCTTCTGAATTCCCTGGAATCCTTCACCAGGCAAGGTAATTATCTGATGCTCTCGTTGGGTCTCTTCGCACGTGGTTATTGGACCAACAATGAAACTATTGGCGTCGCTGTAAAAAGTGTCGTCTTGGACTACCCTTCG GTATGCAAGTGCGAAGCTGGAGAGTGTGGACGACGCACGAGTGGCGACTTTGACAAAGTGGATGCGACAGTATTTGGTTGGGGCCAGAACACGCTTGCATTTTTTGACGACACCATGCAGATAAAGAAAAAG GCTCAGTCAAGACTTGACATACTGCCCAAGAACTTCACCGGCATTGCAGCGTACCACATTGAGATGGATGACTTCGACGGCACATGCGACGGCCAAAAGTTCGCACGACTAAGTGCTATCAGAGACCGAATCGAGCATGCCAAAACAACGTAG